One region of Mucilaginibacter gotjawali genomic DNA includes:
- the asnB gene encoding asparagine synthase (glutamine-hydrolyzing): MCRIAGIISKRLEQNELIEKVTLMCDSLKHGGPDDGGVFSDEGANLVFGHRRLSIIDLSKNGHQPMADGKQRVWITFNGEIYNYREIKEELLKAGVLFHSNTDTEVIINAYLQWGISSFSKLRGMFAFALYDKEEGTTFLVRDATGVKPLYYYAGDGTLCFASEIKAFKISGIATGQDPAWAVRFLAFGHIPEPYTTLKGVLSLKKGHYLSWDHHSGSFSIAEFYHPPAVNYITNATDAKDYIRNSLKAAINRQLIADAPIGVFLSGGVDSSLVSLLANQQKEQQLKTVSIFFNEKSYDERAYQNIVLDQISGEKYAHLVQQQDFETFFPRIISDMDMPTTDGINSWFISKYAHEDGLKAVLSGVGADELFGGYPSFNRIKYLQYLRKIPSVLFRAANYFKTDRYRKISFLSHEHYLADYLLLRALFVPADIARILNMDTKEVGEILFNEADINNLGPYNEEHAAWFESNLYMQNQLLRDTDVMSMSHGLEVRVPYLDEDFQQMVKTISPEIRFSKNQPKKILIDSFKEILPEMTWNRPKMGFTFPFQEWMSRHIEISNEKLYKGKFAQNEVLKFKSGQMHWSKVFALYQIQLHV; the protein is encoded by the coding sequence ATGTGTAGGATAGCAGGAATAATATCAAAAAGGCTTGAACAAAATGAACTTATTGAGAAGGTTACACTTATGTGTGATTCCTTAAAACATGGTGGTCCTGATGATGGAGGTGTGTTTTCAGATGAAGGCGCGAACCTGGTATTCGGGCACAGGAGGCTTTCCATAATAGATCTTAGCAAGAACGGGCACCAGCCCATGGCAGATGGTAAACAAAGAGTTTGGATAACCTTTAACGGCGAGATTTATAACTATCGTGAAATTAAAGAAGAACTTTTAAAAGCCGGGGTATTATTTCACTCAAATACCGACACCGAAGTTATTATCAATGCTTACCTGCAATGGGGCATTTCGTCTTTTTCAAAACTGCGGGGCATGTTTGCTTTTGCTTTATATGATAAGGAAGAGGGAACAACATTTCTTGTAAGGGACGCTACAGGGGTTAAGCCGCTATATTATTACGCCGGGGATGGAACGCTTTGTTTTGCCTCGGAAATTAAAGCCTTCAAAATATCGGGCATAGCAACCGGGCAGGATCCGGCCTGGGCCGTTAGATTTTTAGCTTTCGGACATATTCCCGAACCGTATACCACCTTAAAAGGCGTTTTAAGCCTTAAGAAAGGGCATTACCTGTCGTGGGATCATCATTCAGGCAGCTTTAGTATTGCCGAATTTTACCATCCCCCCGCTGTAAATTATATCACCAATGCCACGGATGCGAAAGACTATATTCGAAACAGTTTGAAAGCGGCCATCAACAGGCAGCTGATAGCTGATGCGCCTATCGGCGTTTTTTTAAGCGGAGGCGTTGACTCAAGCCTGGTTTCATTGCTGGCAAATCAGCAAAAAGAACAACAGTTAAAAACAGTTTCTATTTTCTTTAACGAAAAAAGTTACGATGAACGCGCTTACCAGAATATTGTGTTAGACCAGATTAGTGGCGAAAAGTATGCGCATTTGGTACAACAACAGGACTTTGAAACGTTTTTTCCCAGGATAATTTCGGATATGGACATGCCGACAACTGATGGAATAAATTCATGGTTCATCAGCAAGTATGCGCATGAAGATGGGTTGAAGGCGGTACTTTCCGGAGTTGGAGCCGATGAACTATTTGGCGGATACCCTTCTTTTAACAGGATAAAATACCTGCAATATCTCAGGAAAATACCATCAGTATTGTTCCGCGCAGCAAATTATTTTAAAACAGACAGGTACAGAAAAATCTCTTTTTTATCTCATGAACACTATTTGGCCGACTATTTATTGTTACGGGCGCTGTTTGTTCCTGCTGATATTGCCCGCATATTGAACATGGATACAAAAGAGGTAGGCGAAATTTTATTTAATGAAGCCGATATAAATAACCTCGGTCCGTACAATGAGGAACATGCTGCCTGGTTTGAAAGTAATCTTTATATGCAAAACCAGTTACTGAGGGATACCGATGTAATGAGCATGAGCCATGGCCTTGAAGTGCGGGTGCCCTATTTGGATGAGGATTTTCAGCAAATGGTGAAGACAATATCGCCTGAAATAAGGTTCAGTAAAAACCAGCCCAAAAAGATATTAATTGATAGCTTTAAGGAAATTTTACCGGAAATGACCTGGAACAGGCCAAAAATGGGTTTTACGTTTCCTTTTCAAGAGTGGATGAGCCGCCATATCGAGATCAGCAACGAAAAATTATACAAAGGTAAGTTTGCCCAGAATGAGGTTTTGAAATTTAAAAGCGGCCAGATGCACTGGTCAAAGGTATTTGCGCTTTACCAAATTCAATTACATGTCTAA
- a CDS encoding UpxY family transcription antiterminator, producing MPLKSAAGLSKWYPVYTHPRSEKKAFEALIKKGVEAYLPLQRQLKQWSDRKKWVEEPFIKSYLFVRIKEHEQTEVLMTKGIARFIYFSGRITPMPDRQINELKLLIASPYELEVTEQDLQPGENIIIKAGPLKGLKGEIISYRSQKQLALRLENLGYSIIVHVSASLIDRV from the coding sequence ATGCCATTAAAATCAGCTGCAGGTTTAAGTAAGTGGTACCCGGTTTATACTCATCCCCGTTCTGAAAAAAAAGCATTTGAAGCGCTGATAAAAAAAGGTGTTGAAGCCTATTTGCCATTGCAGCGGCAACTTAAACAGTGGAGCGATAGGAAGAAATGGGTGGAGGAGCCGTTTATTAAATCATATTTATTTGTACGGATTAAGGAACATGAGCAGACGGAAGTATTAATGACCAAAGGAATAGCGCGTTTTATATATTTCTCAGGCAGAATTACACCAATGCCTGATCGCCAGATAAATGAGCTTAAATTACTGATCGCCAGCCCATATGAACTGGAGGTTACCGAACAGGACCTGCAACCCGGGGAAAACATTATAATTAAAGCCGGGCCATTGAAAGGCCTTAAAGGTGAGATTATTTCTTACCGGTCGCAAAAACAACTTGCCTTACGTTTAGAGAATTTGGGTTACTCCATAATTGTACACGTTTCAGCATCGTTGATAGACAGGGTTTAA
- a CDS encoding GumC family protein: MEETDKIKHKLPSQEIDYFKIGKILLSRWYWIVGSVTICMFISNVYLWYTPKTFATSSTMKFEEKKSEMADITGAGVASDRANASRIQTETIVLQSTPLLESAIKQLDYRISFYIVGRVLNRTNELYPQKPLDIELIKFDSLNFFHELITYKPINNKSFNISYKNGGKDIQYVCKYNVPFTIGPTAFSIKYPGGLPSTVSYLFKLNSPNDFIGRIRGGFQANETAKNSNMIALHEVDSNPQFAADILNAIMKEYLNYDRNQRTLSTTHMIQFIDSQLDFLSSQVKGSANSIEQFKQNKKIMDVGSASEQAMGKAKDIETQLSLLKIQLLAIDQLKQQIIKEKGDANLSFNLGGLIDPQLNEIVAGLNNLLAEKYSLLKTYLPNSPQITDLNQQILVAKNNILTSLNSSRNVIDNKAKYLDTQIAPINQQISQMPAAERDLFSLKRDFEINDKVYSFLSEKKLDAQINSAGILPGATIIDLAQPNFGPVSPDEHSIRRTGIIFGLVIGLGLIILIRVLNPYIYDKETIESLTTVPIIGVIRKFPEEIDEYSSQILAITRPKSIFAESVRSVRTNLSFLSSEKEHKIICITSEVAGEGKSFVAVNLSSTLSLINKKVILIAADLRRSKLHKTFQVPNDIGLSNYLANQCEAEDIIMHSSQENLDFIISGPVPPNPSELLHSGRMTELITKLKTIYDVIMIDTAPIGLVSDAIPLIRMSDINLFVIRSGKSKFYSATVPQRIAQEYHLDNTVIVLNAYSEDLLHSRYYTTKFTGDNYGSRYYYYSDYSGYESSGYYIDEKKKHWWDIRRWFNR; encoded by the coding sequence ATGGAAGAAACCGATAAGATTAAGCATAAGCTGCCGAGCCAGGAGATCGATTATTTTAAGATCGGCAAGATTCTGTTAAGCAGATGGTATTGGATTGTTGGTTCAGTAACCATTTGTATGTTCATTTCTAATGTGTATTTGTGGTACACGCCGAAAACATTTGCCACCTCAAGTACGATGAAGTTTGAGGAAAAAAAATCTGAGATGGCAGATATAACCGGGGCGGGAGTTGCCTCAGACAGGGCGAACGCTTCCAGGATCCAAACGGAAACTATCGTTTTACAAAGCACCCCGCTTTTGGAGAGCGCCATCAAACAACTCGACTACCGCATTAGTTTTTATATTGTTGGGCGCGTTCTTAACCGCACAAATGAGTTGTATCCCCAAAAACCGCTTGATATTGAATTAATAAAATTTGATAGCCTGAATTTTTTTCATGAGCTGATTACTTATAAACCGATCAACAACAAGTCATTTAACATCAGTTATAAAAACGGCGGTAAAGACATTCAATACGTTTGCAAATACAACGTTCCGTTTACTATTGGTCCCACTGCATTTAGTATAAAATACCCGGGCGGCCTTCCGTCAACCGTTTCGTATTTATTTAAGTTGAATTCGCCCAATGACTTTATCGGCAGGATACGGGGTGGCTTTCAGGCAAACGAGACAGCCAAAAACTCTAACATGATCGCCTTGCACGAGGTTGACTCAAACCCGCAGTTTGCCGCTGATATATTGAACGCTATTATGAAAGAATACCTGAATTACGATCGTAATCAGCGAACCCTTTCTACGACGCATATGATCCAGTTTATCGATAGCCAGTTGGATTTTCTTTCAAGTCAGGTTAAGGGATCAGCCAACTCTATTGAGCAATTTAAACAGAATAAAAAAATTATGGATGTGGGGTCGGCATCCGAACAGGCGATGGGTAAAGCCAAAGATATTGAAACGCAACTTTCATTGCTTAAAATACAATTATTGGCAATCGATCAGCTAAAACAACAAATTATCAAAGAAAAAGGGGATGCAAATCTTAGTTTTAACCTTGGCGGTTTGATTGATCCGCAGCTTAATGAGATAGTGGCCGGGTTGAATAACCTGCTTGCCGAGAAATATTCATTGTTAAAAACATACCTTCCCAATTCTCCACAAATTACTGATTTAAACCAGCAAATTTTAGTCGCAAAAAATAACATTTTAACCAGTTTAAATAGTTCCCGCAATGTTATCGATAATAAAGCAAAGTACCTTGATACCCAGATTGCACCAATAAATCAGCAAATCTCACAAATGCCGGCAGCAGAAAGGGACCTTTTTAGCCTGAAACGGGATTTTGAGATCAATGATAAAGTTTACTCCTTTTTATCTGAAAAAAAATTAGATGCCCAGATCAATAGCGCCGGAATTTTACCGGGCGCCACAATCATTGACCTGGCCCAGCCTAATTTCGGCCCGGTATCACCTGATGAACACAGCATCCGCCGCACGGGCATCATTTTTGGTCTCGTAATTGGCCTGGGGCTGATCATCCTGATAAGGGTACTGAATCCTTATATATACGACAAGGAAACCATCGAAAGTCTTACCACTGTTCCTATTATCGGGGTAATCAGGAAATTTCCTGAAGAAATTGATGAATATAGCTCACAAATTCTTGCAATTACACGGCCCAAGTCCATTTTTGCGGAATCTGTCCGCTCGGTACGTACCAACTTAAGCTTCCTGTCGTCCGAAAAAGAGCACAAGATCATTTGTATCACGTCCGAAGTAGCCGGGGAGGGAAAATCATTTGTGGCCGTAAATTTATCGAGCACGTTATCCCTTATCAATAAAAAAGTAATACTAATAGCAGCCGATCTGCGTCGTTCAAAATTGCATAAAACCTTCCAGGTGCCTAATGATATTGGCTTAAGCAACTACCTGGCCAACCAATGTGAAGCAGAAGATATTATAATGCATTCTTCGCAGGAGAATCTTGATTTCATCATATCAGGCCCCGTGCCGCCAAATCCTTCCGAGCTTTTGCATTCAGGCAGGATGACCGAGTTAATAACAAAGCTGAAAACTATTTATGATGTGATTATGATCGACACGGCGCCCATCGGGTTGGTTTCAGATGCGATACCGCTGATCAGGATGAGTGATATTAACCTGTTTGTAATTCGCTCAGGAAAATCAAAATTTTATTCGGCAACTGTTCCGCAGCGTATTGCGCAGGAATATCATTTGGACAATACTGTAATAGTGTTGAATGCATACTCCGAAGATCTGCTGCATTCCCGGTACTACACTACCAAGTTTACCGGTGATAATTATGGTTCAAGGTATTATTATTATTCTGATTACAGCGGGTATGAAAGCTCAGGCTATTATATAGATGAAAAGAAGAAACATTGGTGGGATATCAGAAGGTGGTTCAACAGATAA
- a CDS encoding polysaccharide biosynthesis/export family protein — protein sequence MISADTAALKPEVTAYQYHIKSQDILEIRNLQNSKNIVDLTPAQGAVSSQGGATTQSETYQVEEDGTVALTGLGHVAVVGLTRYEAQKKIEELYRKTFLKQPIIALKIVNLKVTILGEIRSQGNFQLTKDKTTLIELIGEAGGLTEKANEKNIKIIRGSEQNPHVTVIDLNDIGAINDPAALLQSGDIIYISQNKRATRTDNLQNFSSLIQPALILFNTALIILTLVRK from the coding sequence ATGATTTCAGCAGACACTGCGGCCTTGAAGCCCGAAGTTACTGCCTACCAATACCACATAAAATCGCAGGATATCCTGGAGATCCGGAATTTGCAAAACAGTAAAAATATTGTTGACCTTACGCCTGCACAAGGCGCTGTTTCTTCTCAGGGCGGGGCTACAACTCAATCAGAAACCTACCAGGTTGAAGAGGATGGGACTGTAGCGCTAACAGGTTTGGGCCACGTAGCGGTTGTGGGGCTGACAAGGTATGAAGCACAAAAAAAGATTGAGGAACTTTACCGGAAAACGTTCCTTAAACAACCCATTATCGCTTTAAAAATTGTTAATCTAAAGGTTACCATACTGGGCGAGATCAGATCTCAGGGCAACTTCCAGCTTACTAAAGATAAAACTACCCTTATTGAACTGATAGGGGAAGCCGGGGGGCTTACCGAAAAGGCAAATGAAAAAAACATCAAAATAATAAGGGGTAGCGAGCAAAATCCGCATGTTACCGTTATTGATCTGAACGACATTGGGGCAATAAATGATCCAGCTGCCCTGCTCCAGAGCGGAGATATCATTTACATTTCCCAAAATAAGCGGGCTACTCGTACGGATAACTTACAGAATTTTTCATCATTGATACAGCCGGCGTTAATTTTGTTTAATACGGCGCTGATCATCCTCACTCTTGTGCGTAAGTAA
- a CDS encoding glycosyltransferase family 2 protein: MFSPDLKISLITVSFNAESTIERCIQSVLAQSFKNVEYIIIDGASTDNTLQIIHKYKQHIQILVSEPDKGIYDAMNKGIKMATGDIIGMLNTDDYFADAQVLKDIAGQFTVNNADITYGDLDFVNNKGGIVRKWRSGKYFSGSFNWGWMPPHPTFYCKKELFQQFGYYSLGYGTAADYELMLRFMHKNGLKASYLNKVIIKMKTGGASNKNLNSRVKGLLFDLKAMRNNGIKAPLLGLIFKPLRKISQYF; the protein is encoded by the coding sequence TTGTTTAGTCCTGATTTAAAAATTTCCCTGATCACCGTCTCTTTCAATGCTGAAAGCACAATTGAGCGCTGTATTCAATCTGTTTTGGCACAATCCTTTAAAAACGTCGAATATATAATTATTGACGGAGCTTCAACTGACAATACGCTTCAAATTATCCACAAATACAAACAGCATATACAAATTTTAGTATCTGAACCCGATAAGGGCATATACGATGCCATGAACAAAGGCATAAAAATGGCTACGGGAGATATTATCGGCATGCTTAATACAGATGACTACTTTGCTGACGCCCAAGTTTTAAAGGATATAGCGGGCCAGTTTACCGTAAACAATGCCGATATTACCTATGGCGACCTGGATTTTGTTAATAATAAAGGGGGGATAGTGAGGAAATGGAGATCGGGCAAATATTTCTCGGGCTCGTTTAATTGGGGATGGATGCCTCCACATCCTACATTTTACTGTAAAAAGGAATTGTTTCAACAATTTGGCTATTATAGCCTCGGGTACGGTACTGCTGCAGATTATGAGTTGATGTTACGATTCATGCATAAAAACGGGTTAAAGGCAAGTTACCTTAATAAAGTAATAATTAAAATGAAAACTGGCGGGGCAAGCAACAAAAATCTTAACAGTCGCGTAAAAGGATTATTGTTTGATCTGAAGGCTATGCGCAATAATGGCATAAAAGCACCTTTACTAGGGTTAATATTTAAACCTTTACGTAAGATTAGCCAGTATTTTTAA
- a CDS encoding MraY family glycosyltransferase: MMEFLHNYTIVYYILIVLISIFITAFAIPSILHVARFRHLYDDLGHFRKTHDHGIPRLGGVAIFVGFTITSLLLCMTDKSLPINYLLTACIILFAMGLKDDLSGVNSSTKFIIQLIVCFILVVLGNIRLTSLYGVFGIYELSYFLSAGISILLILAIVNAFNLIDGIDGLAATTGIVANSAFAALFLYIRQFELAAVSLAMVGAIIGFLKFNITPAKIFMGDTGSLLIGLISAVMAIKFMEVNHVAARTSPEIFAVPAITFAILIGPIFDTARVFIVRISNGVSPFIADRNHIHHRMLKLGFNHLQTTLILSGINVMSIITVLLFNNYSSSALILLIVAFSLIFNWSITFFIRSKERENLALRNLFL; the protein is encoded by the coding sequence ATGATGGAATTTTTACATAATTATACTATTGTTTATTATATCCTGATAGTTCTGATTTCCATCTTCATAACAGCGTTCGCCATCCCCTCTATTTTACACGTGGCGCGGTTCCGCCACTTATATGATGATCTGGGCCATTTCAGGAAAACTCATGATCATGGCATCCCGCGGCTTGGCGGTGTAGCTATTTTCGTTGGCTTTACTATAACTTCGCTTTTGCTGTGCATGACAGATAAATCGCTGCCGATCAATTATTTACTTACTGCCTGCATTATTTTATTTGCTATGGGGCTAAAGGATGATCTTTCGGGTGTAAATTCAAGTACTAAATTCATTATCCAGCTCATCGTTTGTTTCATCCTGGTAGTTTTAGGCAATATAAGGCTTACCAGCCTCTATGGCGTTTTTGGCATTTATGAACTTTCCTATTTTTTAAGTGCCGGTATTTCCATTTTGTTGATACTCGCTATAGTTAACGCTTTCAATTTGATAGATGGCATTGACGGCCTGGCCGCTACAACCGGTATCGTTGCCAACAGCGCATTTGCTGCCCTGTTTTTATACATCCGTCAGTTTGAACTGGCTGCTGTTTCGCTGGCGATGGTGGGTGCAATCATCGGGTTTTTAAAATTTAATATTACTCCGGCAAAAATATTCATGGGCGATACAGGTTCATTATTGATCGGGCTGATCTCCGCAGTAATGGCCATTAAGTTTATGGAAGTAAACCACGTGGCAGCCAGAACATCGCCTGAGATTTTTGCAGTACCTGCTATAACGTTTGCCATTTTAATTGGGCCGATATTTGACACTGCCCGTGTTTTTATCGTGCGTATTTCAAATGGCGTGTCGCCGTTTATTGCCGACCGCAACCATATTCATCACCGCATGCTGAAACTGGGTTTCAATCATTTACAAACCACGCTTATTTTATCCGGCATCAACGTTATGTCGATAATAACGGTGCTTTTATTCAACAACTACAGCAGCTCGGCACTAATCCTTTTGATTGTCGCCTTTTCGCTGATCTTCAATTGGAGCATCACCTTTTTTATCCGCTCAAAAGAACGCGAAAACCTGGCACTGCGCAACTTATTTTTATAG
- the gap gene encoding type I glyceraldehyde-3-phosphate dehydrogenase, with amino-acid sequence MRIAINGFGRIGRIFLRNIIHTKDINVVAINDLADTKTLAHLFKYDSVHHGFNGTITFDDDYLFVNGHAIEVFSEKDPADLPWKELDINLVIESTGKFTSILGASRHLQAGAKQVIISAPGSEKNTQTVVLGVNDDTADLHSPIISNASCTTNNVAPMVKILDDNWGIVNGYITTVHSMTGDQNLHDAPHKDLRRARAASASIIPTTTGAAKAITTIFPHLEGKLGGAGIRVPVLNGSLTDFTCILKKPATVEEINAAFKQAAEGAMKRILEYTEDPIVSTDILGNTHSCIFDAQLTSIVGGLVKVVGWYDNEMGYSSRLADLVKRIASL; translated from the coding sequence ATAAGGATTGCTATAAACGGTTTCGGGCGTATAGGCCGGATATTTTTAAGGAATATTATCCACACGAAAGATATTAATGTGGTGGCGATTAATGATCTTGCCGACACAAAAACACTTGCCCACCTTTTTAAATACGATTCCGTTCATCATGGCTTTAACGGGACGATAACATTTGATGATGACTATCTTTTTGTAAATGGCCATGCTATTGAGGTATTTTCCGAGAAAGACCCGGCTGATCTGCCATGGAAAGAACTGGATATCAACCTTGTAATTGAGTCAACCGGTAAGTTTACTTCAATTTTGGGAGCATCCAGGCATTTGCAGGCAGGCGCCAAACAGGTTATTATTTCGGCACCCGGCAGCGAAAAAAACACCCAAACAGTAGTATTGGGTGTTAACGATGACACCGCCGACCTGCATTCTCCTATCATTTCCAACGCATCATGTACCACCAATAATGTGGCGCCAATGGTAAAGATCCTGGACGATAACTGGGGGATTGTTAACGGGTATATCACTACCGTTCACTCCATGACGGGAGACCAAAACCTCCACGATGCGCCCCATAAGGACCTGCGCAGGGCAAGGGCTGCTTCCGCCTCTATTATTCCCACAACAACCGGCGCCGCAAAAGCTATTACTACTATTTTTCCCCACCTCGAGGGTAAATTGGGTGGCGCCGGGATCCGCGTGCCTGTTTTAAACGGATCGTTAACCGATTTTACCTGTATTTTAAAAAAACCTGCCACTGTTGAAGAAATTAACGCAGCCTTTAAACAAGCTGCTGAAGGCGCCATGAAAAGGATCCTGGAATATACCGAAGACCCCATTGTATCAACCGATATCCTGGGCAATACTCATAGCTGCATTTTTGATGCACAGCTTACATCCATTGTTGGCGGGCTGGTAAAAGTGGTGGGCTGGTACGATAATGAAATGGGCTACTCAAGCCGCCTGGCTGATTTGGTCAAGCGAATAGCTTCGCTGTAG
- a CDS encoding GNAT family N-acetyltransferase, with translation MIRFIKVEELLPIRNDVLREGKLTNDECRFPSDQLEGAFHLGYFFNDELACVVSLHPQNYGEFAGPGYQLRGMATLEPYRGKGFGNQLVNFALVYLRGQRANYVWCNARKKAVQFYLNVGFEVISPEFEVPGIGPHHVMYVKIK, from the coding sequence ATGATAAGGTTTATAAAAGTTGAAGAATTGCTCCCCATCAGAAACGACGTATTGCGGGAAGGAAAACTGACGAATGATGAATGCCGCTTCCCTTCGGATCAGCTGGAAGGGGCGTTTCATTTGGGCTATTTTTTTAATGATGAACTGGCTTGTGTGGTTTCGCTTCATCCGCAAAATTACGGCGAATTTGCTGGCCCTGGCTACCAGCTGCGGGGTATGGCAACGCTTGAACCATACCGGGGTAAGGGGTTTGGCAATCAACTGGTAAACTTTGCACTTGTTTACCTGCGCGGGCAGCGGGCAAATTATGTTTGGTGCAACGCCCGCAAAAAAGCAGTGCAGTTTTATTTAAACGTGGGCTTTGAAGTGATCTCGCCTGAATTTGAGGTGCCGGGCATCGGCCCGCATCATGTAATGTATGTTAAAATAAAATGA
- a CDS encoding phosphoglycerate kinase produces the protein MKTIDLISFTGKKALIRVDFNVPLDKDYNITDDNRMTAALPTINKILKDGGAVILMSHLGRPKGGPEDKYSLRHLVPHLSDLLGQQVEFADDCIGTEAIEKSKALEGGEVLLLENLRFYKEEEKGDVAFAEKLSKLGDIYVNDAFGTAHRAHASTAVIAQFFPNAKFFGYLMAGELKNAEKVLNGAVRPFTAIMGGAKVSDKIELIERLLDKVDSLIIGGGMAYTFAKAQGGKIGKSLVEEDKLDLALSLIEKAKAKGVNLLLPTDSVIADNFSNDANTAIAQNNDIKDGWMGLDIGPDSIVEFTKVVEGSKTLLWNGPMGVFEMEKFEAGTKAIGLAVVKATENGAFSLIGGGDSAAAVAKFGLTEDVSYVSTGGGALLEYMEGKELPGVKAINE, from the coding sequence ATGAAAACGATAGATCTAATTAGCTTTACCGGAAAAAAAGCGCTTATAAGGGTTGATTTTAACGTTCCCCTGGATAAAGATTATAACATTACCGACGATAACCGGATGACAGCCGCGCTGCCAACCATCAACAAGATTTTAAAAGACGGAGGGGCGGTGATCCTGATGTCGCACCTGGGCCGGCCAAAAGGAGGCCCGGAAGATAAATATTCCCTCAGGCACCTCGTTCCGCATCTGTCTGATTTACTGGGTCAGCAGGTTGAATTTGCTGATGACTGCATCGGGACCGAAGCAATTGAAAAATCAAAAGCCCTTGAAGGCGGCGAAGTGTTGCTGCTTGAAAACCTGCGCTTTTATAAGGAAGAAGAAAAAGGCGACGTGGCCTTTGCCGAAAAACTGTCAAAATTGGGCGATATTTATGTAAACGATGCCTTTGGTACAGCTCACCGTGCACATGCCTCCACAGCGGTGATCGCTCAATTTTTTCCGAATGCCAAATTTTTTGGTTACCTGATGGCCGGCGAGTTGAAAAATGCCGAAAAAGTATTGAACGGCGCGGTTAGGCCTTTCACCGCCATTATGGGCGGTGCAAAAGTGTCCGATAAGATTGAACTGATTGAACGCTTGCTGGATAAGGTTGACAGCCTGATTATTGGCGGCGGCATGGCTTATACTTTTGCCAAAGCCCAGGGTGGAAAAATCGGCAAATCATTGGTTGAAGAAGATAAGCTCGACCTCGCGCTAAGCCTCATCGAGAAAGCAAAAGCCAAAGGCGTAAATTTATTATTACCGACAGATTCAGTAATTGCCGACAATTTTTCAAACGACGCTAATACGGCCATCGCCCAAAATAATGATATAAAAGACGGATGGATGGGTTTAGATATCGGCCCTGACTCCATTGTCGAGTTTACCAAAGTGGTTGAAGGCTCAAAAACCCTTTTATGGAACGGCCCGATGGGTGTTTTTGAAATGGAAAAATTTGAGGCCGGTACCAAAGCGATTGGTTTGGCCGTAGTAAAAGCTACTGAAAACGGCGCGTTCTCCTTGATAGGGGGCGGTGATTCAGCCGCGGCAGTGGCCAAATTCGGATTAACCGAGGATGTGAGCTACGTATCCACCGGTGGCGGCGCGTTGCTTGAATATATGGAAGGTAAGGAATTGCCGGGCGTTAAAGCGATAAACGAATAA
- a CDS encoding type II toxin-antitoxin system VapC family toxin: MEKDKVICDTDVMIDYLDHLQIRHQAAKYILDNLIGLDFVTLSAVTKMELIAGAPNKAGLGKLNKNISRFNILLINPDITSLTIQLIENYKLSHNLAMPDALIAATALHTGFKLFTFNLKDFRFIQGLEFFEASNQ; the protein is encoded by the coding sequence GTGGAAAAGGACAAAGTAATCTGCGACACAGATGTAATGATTGATTATTTGGATCATCTGCAAATAAGACATCAAGCCGCCAAATACATTCTTGACAACTTAATAGGGTTAGATTTCGTAACACTCTCCGCTGTTACAAAGATGGAATTGATAGCAGGAGCGCCAAACAAGGCTGGTCTTGGCAAACTAAACAAGAATATCAGCCGGTTTAATATATTACTCATTAATCCGGACATCACTTCGTTGACAATACAGCTTATTGAAAATTATAAGCTCAGCCATAATTTAGCTATGCCCGATGCTTTGATAGCAGCAACCGCGCTCCATACCGGCTTTAAACTATTTACCTTTAATTTGAAAGATTTTAGATTCATTCAAGGTTTGGAGTTTTTTGAAGCTTCAAATCAATGA